From the genome of Ictalurus furcatus strain D&B chromosome 4, Billie_1.0, whole genome shotgun sequence, one region includes:
- the tcf25 gene encoding transcription factor 25, with the protein MSSRALRRLKGKQRGQEDINIRDLKLTDGEGKGAELEEEEGEEEPQEEEVVEEKQEAAKSSSNRKAKKKNKNQKNISNIYELIGEAPDTDGNKTPSDEESIPAPGNQEKSDSNEKLNNKKKRKKKRKKASAADAPEEPVKGDDIDALLETIEKENGLSVQSEDGGVSGHRPVLYVEHRNLNPETELKRYFGARAVLGDQRPRQRQRQFHRSTWMTTPKDTWARFSRPGVSMSLLESKDGLHVFAFEHSRDYQQVQFKFFDAVESMDPNNIVALLQLNPYHIDSLLQLSDVCRIQEDQETARDLIERALYSFECAFHPVFSLTSGTSRLEYRRAENRAFYLAVYKHMMFLEKRGCPRTALEYCKLILSLDPDNDPLCMLLLIDFLCLRCREYTFLIRLYDEWEVHRNLSQLPNFAFSVALACYHVSQQEETTPDESQRMKLRSDTLLQDALIFFPGVLMPLLDQCSVQPDASVSSHAFFGPKSRLGQPPALSELMGLYVGRCHSLWKEAGVMLWMEGNVKEVLRRVDVKDPVVEECQNKRKQRYQSAPRNIHRHVLLSEIKEATSALPLEVTTQPVMSYDPLPPLDSVVSYTRPERQNPRASNESTLSLLFRSLLPNFNLQGGQRAEDDVEVAHAGRELNQEVNRLMVAMRDMLANIQFQDPPRDDNLDRDEEEWD; encoded by the exons atgtcGAGCCGAGCGCTTCGGAGACTGAAAGGGAAACAGCGGGGACAAGAGGATATAAACATCCGGGACCTTAAACTGACCGACGGAGAAGGGAAAGGAGCGGAATTAGAGGAGGAAGAAGGCGAAGAGGAGCcgcaggaggaggaggtggtggaggagaaGCAGGAGGCGGCCAAGAGCAGCAGCAACCGGAAagcgaagaagaagaataaaaatcagaaaaacatcAGCAACATTTATGAACTG ATCGGCGAAGCTCCTGATACCGATGGCAACAAAACTCCGAGTGACGAGGAGAGCATCCCAGCACCAGGAAACCAAGAAAAG tctGACTCGAACGAAAAGCTgaacaataagaagaagaggaagaagaagagaaaaaaggccTCTGCTGCAGATGCACcg gaggAGCCGGTTAAAGGCGATGACATAGACGCCTTACTGGAGACCATAGAGAAGGAGAACGGTTTGTCTGTTCAGAGCGAAGATGGTGGAGTTTCAGGACACAGACCTGTGCTTTATGTGGAACACAG GAATCTTAACCCTGAGACTGAACTGAAGCGATATTTTGGAGCTCGAGCTGTGCTTGGAGACCAGAG AcccagacagagacagagacagtttCATCGCAGCACGTGGATGACCACGCCTAAAGACACATGGGCTCGATTTAGTCGGCCGG GCGTCTCCATGAGTCTGCTGGAGTCAAAAGACGGCCTCCACGTCTTTGCGTTCGAGCACAGTCGCGATTACCAGCAAGTCCAGTTCAAGTTCTTCGATGCTGTGGAGTCTATGGATCCTAATAACATTGTG GCCCTGCTACAGCTCAACCCCTACCACATCGACTCTCTGCTGCAACTCTCTGATGTGTGTCGCATTCAGGAGGACCAGGAGACGGCCAGAGACCTGATCG AGAGGGCTCTGTACAGCTTCGAGTGTGCGTTCCACCCTGTATTCAGCCTCACCTCAGGGACCAGCAGGTTGGAATACCGGAGAGCAGAGAACAG AGCTTTTTATCTGGCAGTTTACAAGCACATGATGTTCCTGGAGAAAAGAGGATGTCCACGCACGGCTCTGGAGTACTGCAAACTCATCCTGAG TCTGGACCCGGATAATGATCCTCTGTGCATGCTGCTGCTGATTGATTTTCTGTGTCTGCGCTGTCGAGAATACACCTTTCTCATCCGACTGTACGACGAGTGGGAG GTACATCGAAACCTGTCCCAGCTGCCTAACTTTGCCTTCTCAGTGGCTCTGGCTTGCTACCACGTGAGTCAGCAAGAGGAGACGACACCTGACGAGAGCCAACGCATGAAGCTCAGATCTGACACGCTGCTGCAGGACGCTCTCATCTTCTTCCCTGGAG TGTTGATGCCTTTACTGGACCAGTGCTCAGTCCAGCCCGACGCCTCCGTGTCCTCCCACGCATTCTTTGGTCCCAAAAGCCGTCTGGG GCAGCCCCCTGCTCTGTCAGAGCTCATGGGTCTGTACGTGGGTCGCTGTCACAGCCTGTGGAAGGAGGCAGGGGTGATGCTGTGGATGGAGGGAAACGTTAAGGAGGTGTTGAGGAGGGTCGATGTTAAGGACCCAGTGGTGGAGGAATGCCAAAACAA GAGGAAGCAGAGATACCAGAGCGCTCCCAGGAACATTCACAGACACGTACTTCTTTCTGAGATTAAAGAAGCCACGTCTGCACTGCCTCTG gaAGTGACCACGCAACCAGTGATGAGTTATGATCCACTTCCTCCTCTAGATTCCGTCGTCTCGTACACCAGGCCGGAGAG GCAGAATCCGAGAGCCTCGAATGAGAGCACTTTGTCGCTGTTGTTCCGCTCTTTGTTGCCCAACTTCAACCTGCAG GGTGGACAGAGGGCTGAGGATGACGTGGAAGTTGCACACGCAGGTCGGGAACTGAACCAGGAAGTGAACCGATTGATGGTGGCCATGAGAGACATGCTGGCTaacatccaattccaggatCCGCCGAGGGACGACAACCTAGACCGAGACGAGGAGGAGTGGGACTGA